The genomic interval TTCGTACTCGGTTTTTGCAAGTACGTCATATTAAGGAAATGATTCGATTGTTATTTGATGGAAAAAGTACTGAGTCTGGAGTATCTTCTTTTCAAGCTTTGGCGATGTCCTTGGCAGGTAGAGTAGGAACTGGAAATATTGCGGGAGTGGCTACCGCCATTGCTTTTGGTGGGCCTGGAGCATTATTCTGGATGTGGATGGTAGCTTTTTTGGGAGCTAGTACTGCATTTATCGAAGCGACTTTAGCACAAATATATAAAGAGAAACATTTGGGTGAATTTCGTGGAGGACCTGCTTTTTATATCGAAAGAGGACTGGGCGTAAAATGGTTTGCTGTTCTTTTTGCTGTAGTTTCAGTGGTTTCAGCAGGTTTGTTTTTACCTGGAGTTCAAGCAAATTCGGTGTCAGAGGGTATTAAGAATTCCTTTCAACTAGATTCTTGGATGACTGGTTTGGCTGTTGTTGCTTTGTTTGCTACCATAGTTTTTGGTGGTGTGAAACGTATTGCCAAGTTTACCGAATACGTAGTGCCATTTATGGCTATTGGCTATATACTTCTGGCGTTAATTATCATCATTGTAGATATTCATCAAGTGCCTGAATTGATTTCTTTGATTTTTAAAAGTGCTTTTAATATGGAAGCTGGTTTTGGAGCTGTTTTTGGTATGGCGATTCAGTGGGGAGTAAAACGAGGAATTTATTCTAACGAAGCAGGGCAGGGTACAGCACCTCATATTGCTGCCGCTGCTGCGATTTCGCATCCAACAAAACAAGGGTTGGTACAAGCTTTTTCAGTTTATATCGATACTTTGTTTGTGTGTACTGCGACTGGATTTATGTTGTTGATTACAGGGATGTACAATGTTCAAAATCCTAATTTTGGCAGTTCGGGAGCTTCGGAATTTTTGTATGAAGGTTTGCCAAATGTTGCCGTAGGTCCCGCTTTTACACAAAGTGCTATGGATACCGTTTTCCCTGGTTTTGGTGGGTATTTTGTGGCAATAGCGCTGTTCTTTTTTGCTTTCACTACCATTATTGCGTATTACTATATAGCCGAAACCAATGTGTCTTATTTAACTAGAAAATTTGAATCTCCTGTTTATTATTATATTCTAAAAGTGGTTATGATGGGCGTGATTTTTTATGGTTCTGTGAGTCAGGCTTCTTTGGCGTGGGGAATTGGTGACATTGGCGTTGGATTAATGGCTTGGTTTAATATTATCGCAATTATCTTACTGCAAAAACCAGCTTTGGATGCCTTAAGAGATTATGAAAAACAACAAAAAGAAGGCAAAGACCCTGTTTTTGACCCTGATGATATTGGAGTCTCAAATGCACATATTTGGCATACGATAAATAAAAAATAGCAACTATTTAATTGGTGATAATTGGTGAAATTTGTGGTTTAACTTTTATTACGCAATTTGAAGTATAACAAAGTTCAAAGCTTCTAGTAATCAGAATTTTTCTGATTATTAGAAGCTTTTGATTTTGTTGGATTTCGAAGATTAAATCCGCTATCTTTGCCGCTTCAAAAAATGATACAACTCTTTATAATTATAGCATGATTACAATTAACGATATTTCGGTACAATTTGGAGGAACAACGCTTTTTAGCGATGTTTCTTTTGCCATAAATGAAAATGATAAGATTGCCCTTATGGGTAAAAATGGTGCTGGAAAATCGACACTATTGAAAATTATTGCGGGTCAAAGCAAACCTTCTACGGGTAATGTTTCTGCTCCAAAAGAGGCTGTAGTAGCTTATTTGCCGCAACATTTATTGACTACCGATGGTGCTACTGTAATGGAAGAAACCTCTAAAGCTTTTGGTGAAATTTTGGGTATGAAAGCCGAAATTGACGAAATCAATGAGCAATTGACGATTCGTACTGATTATGAGAGTGACGCGTATATGAAATTGATCGAAAGAGTTTCGGACTTAAGCGAGAAATATTATGCCATCGAAGAAGTAAATTACGAAGCAGAAGTAGAGAAAATCTTAACCGGTTTAGGTTTCGAAAGAGAAGATTTTAAACGTCAAACTTCTGAGTTTTCTGGAGGATGGAGAATGCGTATCGAATTAGCCAAAATCCTATTGCAAAAACCAGATTTGATTTTGCTAGATGAGCCAACCAACCACATGGATATCGAAAGTATCCAATGGCTTGAAGAATTTTTGATTAATGAGGCGAAAGCAGTTGTAGTGATTTCCCACGATAGAGCCTTTGTTGATAATATTACCAACCGTACCATTGAAGTTACTATGGGGCGTATTTATGATTATAAAGCTAAATATTCTCATTATTTAGAATTGCGTAAAGACCGTCGTATTCACCAACAAAAAGCGTACGACGAGCAACAAAGAATGATTGCTGATAACAGAACTTTTATTGACCGTTTCAAGGGAACTTTCTCAAAAACAGATGCCGTGCAATCTCGTGTGAAAATGCTAGAAAAATTGGTAATTGTACAGGTTGATGAGGTAGATAATTCTGCTTTGAAATTGAAATTCCCACCGGCGGCACGTTCTGGACAATATCCAGTAATTATAAAAGAATTGGATAAAGCGTATGGAGACCATGTTGTTTTCAAAGATGCGAATATTGTAATCGAAAGAGGAGAGAAAGTAGCTTTTGTAGGGAAAAATGGAGAAGGAAAATCGACTATGATTAAAGCAATTATGAAAGAATTGCAAATCGATGGTGGAACTTTAGAAATTGGTCACAATGCTCAAATTGGGTATTTTGCTCAAAATCAAGCTTCTTTATTGAATGAAAACGCGACAATTTTTGAAACTATAGATGATATCGCTGTTGGAGATGTTCGAACTCAAATCAAGAATATTCTAGGTGCTTTTATGTTCCAAGGGGATGATATTACCAAAAAAGTAAAAGTGCTTTCAGGTGGAGAGAAAACGCGTTTGGCAATGATTAAATTGTTGCTGGAACCTGTAAATTTATTGATTCTAGATGAGCCTTCGAATCACTTAGACATGAAGACCAAAGACATTATCAAAGACGCACTACGTGATTTTGATGGAACGCTAATTTTAGTTTCGCACGACAGGGATTTCTTGGACGGACTGGCTACAAAAGTATTCGAATTCAAAAACAAAAGAGTAATCGAACATTTTGAAGATATTACCGGTTTCTTGGCCAACAAGAAAATGGAAAGTATGAGCGAAATCGAAAAATAATTCTTTAGAAGATAGAATTGTAGCGCCAAATTAAAAGTGTTTACTTTTAACTTTCTAAAAAATAATAGACACGAATTGCACGAATTGTCACGAATTTCAATGTCTAAAAAAAATTACACCAACTTTATCAAGCTTTTTTAGCTTCGTGCAATTATTAGTTTAACTAAGTTTTGTGTAAATTCGTGCAATTCGTGTCAAAAAACATTTTACAATAAAATTTGTACAATAATTTTTTTAAAAGCGAATGCTATGCCCCAAATTGAACATAACGTTTAATTTGGGGCTAATTTTTTTATAACCGAATACCAGGAGGTAGTAATTCTTTGTATTCTGGGTTTTTCTTGAAGAAAACGACGATTTCGGGTAAAATTGGAACTACTTTTAATTTTCGTTCAATGGCGATTGCCATAATATCGGTTAGAAATTGATAGATGAATGCTTTGTTTTCAAAATCATCCGGAGTATTGATTTTAGTTAAAAATATTTTTCGTTCTTGAAACGAATACTCTACGGTCACTAAACCTTCTTCTACCGTTGTTTCAAATTGTCTAGCAAAAGTATTGTCTTTAATTTCTAAGGTACTTAAATGTTCCATTGATGCATGAATATTATAGTTAGTATTTTAAAATGCTTTTGTAGCAGGTTTGAGTATGAATTTTGGCATTGTACAAATAAAGCGGAATTCAATTTAAATCAACCAAAGTGGTCTTTAGTACTAAAAAAAACTCTTGTAGAAAGAGTGAAATTGAATTTAGATTCCGATAGAAACAAAGTTAGTAAATTGATTCTCAATGAGCAACGTTTTTAATATATTTAACAGAGCAGTGTCTTTTAATATTTTTGAAAAATCATACTACTTTAAACGAATTTTCTCTAACAGGATTTACCTGATACTTATTGTGATTTAGATTGAAACAAAAAGTATTCATAAAATAAGAGGAAACGGTTTCATGGTACTTTTAAAAAAGGTATTTTTATAGATCGAAAGATGTTTTATAATAGCCATCAGTTTTATGAGTAAAGTTCCCGTTTATTTTATGCCCGGTTTAGCGGCAAGTGCTTTGATTTTTGAACGGATTGCACTTTCCGAAGAAATTTTTGAAGTGATACTTTTAGAATGGGAAATTCCATTGGAGAAAGAATCTTTGTCCGATTACGCTTTTCGAATAACTCAAAAAATAAAACATCCTAATCCTGTTTTAATAGGGGTTTCCTTCGGTGGAATCTTAGTGCAAGAAATGGCCTTGCATATTAAGGTTCGAAAAATTATTATTATTTCGAGTGTCAAAAGCAACCAAGAGTTTCCTTCCCGATTTAAGTTGGCCAAAACAACTAAGGCTTACAAACTGATTCCGATGAATTTAATTTTGAATCTCGAAAACTTAGCTCGTTTTTCTTTTGGCGAAAAAATAAATCAACGTTTGAAGTTGTATGAAAAATTTCTTTCTGTTCGAGATATTCGCTATTTGGAATGGGCGGTAGAGCAAGTAATATTATGGAACAGAACCAAACCTGTCGACGGAATTATTCACATTCACGGCGATGCAGACGATGTTTTTCCGATTAGGAACATCAAAGACTGCATTACCCTAAAAGGAGCAACACACATCTTGATTTTAAGTAAGTACAAATGGTTGAATGAGAATTTGCCGAGATTGATAATGAAAGATTAAGAACTTTTTAATGTCTTTTTTTTATAGTAAAGTATTGTGAATACCTATGAATACTGAAATTCTATTAGTATTGCCCAAAGATAAATCTTCAATAGAACTATGACTTATACTCATCCCTCTTGTAATTTG from Flavobacterium ovatum carries:
- a CDS encoding alanine/glycine:cation symporter family protein — encoded protein: MEEIVGWLNDIIWSNALIVLCLGTGLYFSVRTRFLQVRHIKEMIRLLFDGKSTESGVSSFQALAMSLAGRVGTGNIAGVATAIAFGGPGALFWMWMVAFLGASTAFIEATLAQIYKEKHLGEFRGGPAFYIERGLGVKWFAVLFAVVSVVSAGLFLPGVQANSVSEGIKNSFQLDSWMTGLAVVALFATIVFGGVKRIAKFTEYVVPFMAIGYILLALIIIIVDIHQVPELISLIFKSAFNMEAGFGAVFGMAIQWGVKRGIYSNEAGQGTAPHIAAAAAISHPTKQGLVQAFSVYIDTLFVCTATGFMLLITGMYNVQNPNFGSSGASEFLYEGLPNVAVGPAFTQSAMDTVFPGFGGYFVAIALFFFAFTTIIAYYYIAETNVSYLTRKFESPVYYYILKVVMMGVIFYGSVSQASLAWGIGDIGVGLMAWFNIIAIILLQKPALDALRDYEKQQKEGKDPVFDPDDIGVSNAHIWHTINKK
- a CDS encoding ABC-F family ATP-binding cassette domain-containing protein, whose amino-acid sequence is MITINDISVQFGGTTLFSDVSFAINENDKIALMGKNGAGKSTLLKIIAGQSKPSTGNVSAPKEAVVAYLPQHLLTTDGATVMEETSKAFGEILGMKAEIDEINEQLTIRTDYESDAYMKLIERVSDLSEKYYAIEEVNYEAEVEKILTGLGFEREDFKRQTSEFSGGWRMRIELAKILLQKPDLILLDEPTNHMDIESIQWLEEFLINEAKAVVVISHDRAFVDNITNRTIEVTMGRIYDYKAKYSHYLELRKDRRIHQQKAYDEQQRMIADNRTFIDRFKGTFSKTDAVQSRVKMLEKLVIVQVDEVDNSALKLKFPPAARSGQYPVIIKELDKAYGDHVVFKDANIVIERGEKVAFVGKNGEGKSTMIKAIMKELQIDGGTLEIGHNAQIGYFAQNQASLLNENATIFETIDDIAVGDVRTQIKNILGAFMFQGDDITKKVKVLSGGEKTRLAMIKLLLEPVNLLILDEPSNHLDMKTKDIIKDALRDFDGTLILVSHDRDFLDGLATKVFEFKNKRVIEHFEDITGFLANKKMESMSEIEK
- a CDS encoding N-acetyltransferase, with protein sequence MEHLSTLEIKDNTFARQFETTVEEGLVTVEYSFQERKIFLTKINTPDDFENKAFIYQFLTDIMAIAIERKLKVVPILPEIVVFFKKNPEYKELLPPGIRL
- a CDS encoding alpha/beta hydrolase — protein: MSKVPVYFMPGLAASALIFERIALSEEIFEVILLEWEIPLEKESLSDYAFRITQKIKHPNPVLIGVSFGGILVQEMALHIKVRKIIIISSVKSNQEFPSRFKLAKTTKAYKLIPMNLILNLENLARFSFGEKINQRLKLYEKFLSVRDIRYLEWAVEQVILWNRTKPVDGIIHIHGDADDVFPIRNIKDCITLKGATHILILSKYKWLNENLPRLIMKD